In Neodiprion pinetum isolate iyNeoPine1 chromosome 6, iyNeoPine1.2, whole genome shotgun sequence, one genomic interval encodes:
- the Pak3 gene encoding serine/threonine-protein kinase PAK 2, translating to MSLSITRLFTKKKNSNVEVVSEIGLPTNVTQNIHVTKNVETGQLEGLPDRWIQELDKQITKVEQSEHPAAALQAIKFYNYSIKKKPLEEVFKPFVTEKLIAEESQEIDKILSKKQYQSGDSDGSTSISSNDSQQRLPDLPPKLNKHPKPAPRTKVEHSEKTLTEILEDLNTYQINEEDETRLPDDIRHPEDESPILRRKTEGSVGKMTEDEVFEELRKICNPEDPHRRFERSKEVGAGASGTVFIATDTKTGQRVAIKDIDLTKQPKKELILTEIQVLKGFHHPNLVNFLDAYLVDENLWVIMELLDGGPLTDVVTETIMKEAQIAAVCREVLKAVSFLHAKGIIHRDIKSDNILLGMNGLVKVTDFGFCANIVGDEKRQTMVGTPYWMAPEVVTRKQYGKKVDIWSLGIMAIEMIEGEPPYLKETPLRALYLIAAIGKPSIPRWDTLTPHFQNFLERCLAVEVDDRATAEELLAHPFLDNCADLSTLTPLIRAAQKILRKVF from the coding sequence ATGAGCCTGAGTATAACAAGGCTATttacgaagaagaagaacagcAACGTCGAGGTAGTTTCGGAGATAGGTCTGCCGACAAACGTCACGCAGAATATCCACGTtacgaaaaatgtcgaaactgGTCAACTCGAGGGTCTGCCCGACCGGTGGATCCAAGAATTGGACAAGCAGATAACCAAGGTCGAGCAGAGTGAGCACCCAGCAGCAGCCTTGCAGGCGATTAAGTTCTACAATTAttcaataaagaaaaaaccgcTCGAGGAAGTTTTCAAACCATTTGTCACAGAGAAATTGATCGCCGAAGAATCGCAAGAGATCGATAAAATCTTATCGAAAAAACAGTATCAATCTGGTGATTCCGACGGCAGCACCTCCATCAGCTCAAATGACAGCCAGCAGAGATTACCAGACCTGCCTCCGAAGCTCAACAAACACCCCAAGCCCGCCCCACGAACAAAGGTGGAACATTCTGAAAAAACGTTGACAGAGATATTAGAGGATTTAAATACTTACCAAATTAACGAAGAAGATGAAACTCGACTGCCAGATGATATCCGTCACCCGGAAGACGAGAGTCCCATACTACGAAGAAAGACTGAGGGTTCGGTGGGGAAAATGACAGAGGACGAGGTTTTCGAGGAGCTGAGAAAAATCTGCAATCCCGAAGATCCGCATCGCAGGTTTGAGAGAAGCAAGGAAGTAGGAGCTGGTGCGTCGGGCACTGTTTTCATAGCCACCGATACAAAGACTGGTCAAAGAGTGGCCATCAAAGACATTGATTTGACCAAACAGCCTAAGAAGGAGCTAATTCTGACAGAGATTCAAGTCTTGAAAGGATTCCATCATCCAAATCTGGTCAATTTTCTTGACGCTTATCTGGTAGACGAAAATCTATGGGTGATAATGGAACTGCTGGATGGAGGGCCGTTAACGGATGTCGTCACTGAAACTATTATGAAGGAGGCCCAGATAGCGGCAGTCTGCCGCGAGGTTCTCAAAGCCGTTAGCTTTCTACATGCAAAAGGAATCATTCACAGAGACATTAAATCCGACAACATTCTACTTGGAATGAATGGGTTGGTAAAGGTGACAGACTTTGGATTTTGCGCAAACATTGTTGGTGACGAAAAGAGGCAAACAATGGTTGGGACCCCATATTGGATGGCTCCAGAGGTTGTTACACGGAAACAGTACGGTAAAAAAGTAGATATTTGGTCCCTTGGTATAATGGCGATTGAAATGATCGAAGGAGAGCCTCCGTACTTGAAGGAAACTCCGCTCCGAGCTCTGTACTTGATCGCTGCTATAGGGAAACCATCCATCCCGAGGTGGGATACGCTAACtcctcattttcaaaatttccttgAGAG
- the LOC124221854 gene encoding succinate dehydrogenase assembly factor 2, mitochondrial, translating to MSAITKAGRLFNARSFILTRNISRSSVNDNDDLNIVHPEAREPHIPPYVERQGEDITLKRARLIYQSRKRGMLENGLLLSTFAKKYLDNFNESQMVLYDRLINLPSNDWDIFHWAAEVKPTPSEFDNEVMDLLKEHVKNKDRVSRLMQPELIKSEKQL from the exons ATGAGTGCTATAACGAAGGCCGGTAGGCTGTTTAAT GCTAGATCTTTCATTTTGACGAGGAATATTTCTCGTAGCTCCGTTAACGATAACGATGATCTCAATATTGTTCATCCCGAGGCACGTGAGCCACACATTCCTCCTTATGTGGAACGGCAAGGTGAAGACATAACCTTAAAACGAGCTAG GCTCATCTACCAATCTCGCAAACGAGGTATGTTGGAAAACGGTCTCCTTCTTAGTACTTTTGCCAAAAAGTACCTCGACAACTTCAATGAATCCCAAATGGTGTTGTACGATAGATTGATCAACCTGCCGTCAAATGACTGGGATATATTTCACTGGGCTGCAGAAGTTAAGCCGACTCCGTCTGAGTTTGACAATGAAGTTATGGATTTGCTCAAAGAGCATGTTAAAAATAAGGATAGAGTCAGCAGATTGATGCAACCagaatt GatcaaaagtgaaaaacagTTATAA